The Cloeon dipterum chromosome X, ieCloDipt1.1, whole genome shotgun sequence genome includes a window with the following:
- the Kank gene encoding KN motif and ankyrin repeat domain-containing protein 1 yields MRMMVQCGGDVGLPTWTPPAPKEAQGKKMKQKCDCCPYGYHIDLDFVRFCEAVNTKASSAPSSKLRERRRQRQSMEVLLGITSPVVWQLEQQVECENTLAEELEERTVAEKLKDVVKEVNSSSSVLCRDALNKAVLDFEETLQLTNKKQEALPELPEENPVFASPPGLRVRRSPSTESLVSCSSDDVPLDNYHEVVTRKSLEYDTISIGSSVSGVSTGALQVVREQVAKSLEKMREMEENLKHIPILKSEVNVLKEEKRVMLLQMRAVEAERNKLAASLASMKPDPPHKPIKEIAKAQISKRDIGVDCAVLTRDVGVSHQYPKIRSSSTQADLAAPEVKTIVTPPAVPLRTSSRLSVERLKIESFTPEPVVTPEIKIPVQTRGTNTSAAFSKDSETSTELKMQQIYTERQLEEMLESHEKKIRRGEEALRAKLKVDKSVVAKPRMSDIGVTAEPKTKSVGVSDHTLKLTCDACNTPKKNVGVSTASLIPKPDYLNPQAMVRSKSSDHFNLRPKLRPMASKLTDTLGLICLQDSHTNTARVRTTDSSVHCKAATNDFGVSVMIEPAVTVKEVPAECKTCAARKSPPTIPRPESVSPLPAASLPSQIPRLASGRRFTSPPTKRPFNRQDTYTKLSVDISSETIPENGSESESTSPTSEVKLEGLTRNRVAVSSTSTEERSDDEGNQSYNPAAEPIYIISPQRVPRNKVEPSKEMRGAMKVMNDSLKRSPRSEVPSQLRAAVNIIQREWFKVSSTSTANPLDVEDYLDCFEDYSSELLEHIVNMTDDSGNTAMHYAVSNGNFDVVSILLDSKVCNVNQSNQAGYTSVMLVSLAEVKSETDAQVVQRLFQLSDVNVRAKQHGQTALMLAASHGKYSMASMLLAAGADVNIQDDDGSTALMCAAEHGHVDMVKLILSQTDIDAAITDHDGSTALNIAMEAGHRDVGVLLYAHQHFNSRSSSRTSSPYSTLKRKGK; encoded by the exons ATGAG GATGATGGTGCAGTGCGGCGGCGACGTCGGCTTGCCGACCTGGACCCCGCCGGCCCCCAAGGAGGCGCAGGGCAAGAAGATGAAGCAAAAATGCGACTGCTGCCCTTACGGCTACCACATCGATTTGGATTTCGTGCGTTTCTGCGAAGCGGTCAACACCAAGGCTTCATCGGCGCCAAGCAGCAAGCTCAGGGAGCGCCGCAGACAACGACAGTCCATGGAGGTGCTCCTCGGCATCACCAGCCCCGTCGTCTGGCAGCTTGAGCAACag GTGGAATGTGAAAATACATTGGCAGAAGAATTAGAGGAGAGAACCGTGGCTGAAAAGTTGAAAGACGTCGTGAAAGAGGTGAACAGCTCGTCTTCGGTCCTGTGCCGGGATGCGTTGAACAAAGCTGTTTTGGACTTCGAGGAGACCTTGCAgttgacaaataaaaagcaggagGCTCTTCCTGAACTGCCTGAGGAAAATCCAGTATTTG CGAGTCCGCCTGGATTGAGGGTGCGAAGATCGCCGTCGACTGAATCTCTAGTGAGCTGTTCCAGTGATGATGTGCCTTTAGATAATTACCATGAAGTAGTAACTAGAAAGAGTCTGGAATACGACACAATCAGCATTGGTAGTTCAGTGTCTGGAGTCAGTACTGGAGCGCTGCAG GTGGTTCGAGAACAAGTGGCTAAAAGTTTGGAGAAGATGCGGGAAATGGAGGAAAACCTGAAGCATATTCCAATTTTGAag agcGAAGTGAACGTTCTGAAAGAGGAAAAGCGAGTGATGCTTCTCCAAATGCGAGCTGTTGAAGCCGAGAGGAACAAACTGGCCGCCTCCCTGGCCAGCATGAAGCCGGATCCGCCGCATAAACCGATCAAAGAAA TTGCAAAGGCGCAAATCTCCAAAAGAGACATCGGCGTGGACTGCGCCGTTCTGACCAGGGACGTGGGCGTGTCGCACCAATACCCGAAAATCCGCTCCTCGAGCACCCAGGCTGACTTGGCCGCCCCGGAGGTGAAGACAATAGTCACTCCGCCTGCCGTCCCTCTAAGAACAAGCAGCAGGCTGTCCGTGGAAAGGCTGAAAATCGAGTCTTTCACGCCGGAACCTGTTGTGAcgcctgaaataaaaatcccagTACAAACGCGAGGGACAAACACTTCAGCCGCTTTCTCCAAGGATTCGGAGACGTCCACCGAGttgaaaatgcagcaaatCTACACGGAGCGGCAGCTGGAGGAAATGCTAGAGagccatgaaaagaaaatcaggCGTGGAGAAGAGGCGCTACGAGCCAAGCTCAAA GTGGACAAATCAGTTGTGGCGAAGCCGCGAATGAGTGATATAGGCGTGACCGCCGAGCCAAAGACAAAGAGCGTCGGAGTGTCGGACCACACTTTGAAACTCACCTGCGACGCGTGCAACACGCCGAAAAAGAATGTCGGCGTGAGCACCGCGTCGCTCATCCCCAAGCCCGACTACTTGAACCCGCAAGCCATGGTTCGCAGCAAGTCCTCGGACCACTTCAACCTGCGACCAAAACTGCGGCCCATGGCCAGCAAGCTCACCGACACCCTGGGCCTCATTTGTCTGCAAGACTCGCACACAAACACTGCCAGAGTCAGAACTACTGACTCGTCTGTTCATTGCAAG GCTGCAACAAATGATTTTGGCGTGTCAGTCATGATCGAGCCCGCAGTCACTGTGAAAGAAGTGCCCGCCGAATGCAAAACCTGCGCTGCCAGAAAGTCACCGCCAACAATTCCGAGGCCGGAGTCGGTGTCCCCGTTGCCCGCGGCTAGTCTTCCTTCTCAGATTCCCCGACTGGCCTCTGGAAGGCGATTTACCAGCCCGCCAACCAAACGGCCTTTCAACCGACAGGACACTTACACGAAGCTCAGTGTGGACATCTCCAGTGAAACGATCCCGGAGAACGGATCTGAGTCTGAAAg CACATCTCCAACGTCAGAGGTCAAGCTGGAAGGCCTAACGAGAAACAGGGTAGCGGTGTCGTCGACCAGCACAGAAGAACGCTCCGACGATGAGGGCAACCAAAGCTACAACCCAGCAGCCGAGCCAATTTACATAATCAGCCCTCAAAGGGTGCCTCGCAATAA GGTGGAGCCGAGCAAGGAGATGAGGGGAGCGATGAAGGTGATGAACGACTCGCTGAAAAGGTCGCCGCGCAGCGAGGTGCCCAGCCAGCTGAGGGCCGCCGTCAACATCATTCAGAGGGAGTGGTTCAAG gtttccagcacgtcaacTGCCAATCCTCTGGACGTGGAGGACTACCTGGACTGCTTTGAGGATTATTCGAGCGAGCTTTTGGAGCACATCGTGAACATGACGGACGACAGC GGCAACACTGCCATGCACTACGCCGTGTCCAATGGCAACTTCGATGTTGTGTCCATCCTGCTGGACTCAAAGGTGTGCAACGTCAACCAGTCCAACCAGGCTGGCTACACGAGCGTGATGCTCGTGTCGCTGGCGGAGGTCAAGTCGGAGACGGACGCACAGGTTGTCCAGCGTCTCTTCCAGCTTTCAGACGTCAATGTCCGCGCTAAGCAG CACGGACAAACGGCCTTGATGCTGGCAGCCTCGCACGGCAAGTACTCGATGGCGAGCATGCTTCTGGCAGCTGGTGCCGACGTAAACATCCAGGACGACGACGGTAGCACGGCCCTCATGTGCGCGGCTGAGCACGGACACGTCGACATGGTCAAGCTCATTTTGTCGCAGACGGACATTGACGCCGCCATAACCGACCac GACGGAAGCACCGCGTTGAACATCGCCATGGAAGCCGGGCACAGGGACGTTGGAGTTCTGCTCTACGCGCACCAACACTTCAACTCGAGAAGCAGCTCGAGGACCAGCTCGCCGTACTCGACCCTGAAACGCAAAGGGAAGTAA